A single Carassius carassius chromosome 3, fCarCar2.1, whole genome shotgun sequence DNA region contains:
- the LOC132124432 gene encoding procollagen C-endopeptidase enhancer 2-like isoform X2 produces the protein MWGGLCMWHLGLLFWGLGWVHGQSQTNFTRPVFLCGGHLTTDSGFVASEGFPSHYKPNSKCTWYITVPEGQAVVLQFRIFDLEADPTCRYDYLDVYNGHSYTVQKLGRFCGTFRPGALISTSNTMMLEMASDGSTGGRGFLAYFSGGKPHIDENQFCGGRLTKPQGSLKTPNWPESDYPAGISCSWHISVESNMVIEVKFEKLDLELDSYCRYDYVALFNGGETDDSRRIGKFCGDMLPDMVVTNGNELLVHFVSDLSVTAAGFLAHYQSIPRGSRTATANLDTAHRPRVGTSPTKPTTQPARPKPKIKPTPKTPSRPPKPVPPRPTPKPRSKPAPKPKPVRPTPPTRSGARVTPKPAVKVPAKPTKKPTPKNKVRPTSTTAKPKVKPGVKPTAKPKISPISKPGNKTTTRAANPLCSQPCKRIGTLVTQFCPSHFVLTGKVTSIKPGSQGSAEVEVSIIKVYKAGRLQFRKRGPTKSATLTATCMKCPALHKGVNYVLMGQVNDEGLGILTPSSFALQHKSVHDKALAILAKKTC, from the exons ATGTGGGGTGGTTTGTGCATGTGGCATTTGGGGCTTCTGTTTTGGGGGTTAGGATGGGTGCATGGGCAAAGCCAGACCAACTTCACAAG GCCTGTATTCCTGTGTGGTGGTCATTTGACGACAGACTCGGGGTTTGTGGCTAGTGAGGGTTTCCCCTCTCATTACAAACCAAACTCCAAATGCACCTGGTACATCACA GTTCCAGAAGGTCAAGCTGTGGTGCTCCAGTTCAGGATCTTTGATCTAGAGGCGGATCCCACCTGCCGCTACGACTACCTGGATGTCTATAATGGACACTCGTACACGGTGCAGAAACTGGGCCGCTTCTGTGGGACGTTCCGACCTGGAGCCCTCATCTCCACCTCCAACACCATGATGCTAGAGATGGCGTCTGATGGCAGCACAGGAGGAAGAGGATTTCTGGCTTATTTCAGTGGGGGGAAACCACATATCGATG AGAATCAGTTCTGTGGTGGCAGACTGACGAAGCCTCAAGGTTCACTGAAGACACCGAACTGGCCAGAATCTGATTACCCAGCAGGCATCAGCTGCTCTTGGCACATATCTGTGGAGTCCAACATG GTGATTGAGGTTAAGTTTGAGAAGCTGGACTTGGAATTAGACTCATACTGTCGATATGACTACGTGGCCCTGTTCAACGGGGGCGAGACCGATGACTCTCGACGTATTGGCAAATTCTGCGGAGACATGCTTCCTGA TATGGTTGTGACCAATGGAAATGAGCTGCTGGTGCACTTTGTATCGGATCTAAGTGTGACGGCTGCAGGCTTTCTGGCTCACTACCAGAGTATTCCCCGCGGCTCCCGCACTGCCACAGCTAACCTGGACACAGCACACAGGCCAAGAGTCGGCACTTCACCTACCAAACCCACGACTCAACCAGCAAGACCTAAGCCTAAAATTAAGCCCACACCAAAAACTCCCTCAAGACCACCTAAACCAGTACCACCCAGACCAACTCCTAAACCGAGATCAAAACCTGCACCCAAGCCTAAACCAGTCAGACCTACTCCCCCAACAAGATCAGGTGCGAGAGTCACACCAAAACCTGCAGTGAAAGTGCCAGCAAAACCTACAAAGAAGCCTACACCTAAAAACAAAGTTAGACCAACGAGTACTACAGCAAAGCCAAAAGTAAAGCCTGGTGTCAAACCAACAGCAAAGCCAAAAATCAGTCCCATCTCTAAACCTgggaacaaaacaacaacaagagcAG CCAACCCATTGTGTTCCCAACCATGCAAGCGAATAGGCACTCTTGTGACCCAATTCTGCCCCAGTCATTTTG TGTTGACTGGTAAAGTGACTTCAATTAAGCCTGGATCTCAAGGAAGTGCTGAAGTTGAGGTGTCCATCATTAAGGTCTATAAGGCAGGTAGACTTCAGTTCAGAAAGAGAGGACCCACCAAATCTGCCACACTGACAGCAACATGCATGAAGTGTCCTGCACTGCATAAAG GAGTGAACTATGTGCTGATGGGCCAGGTGAATGATGAAGGCCTTGGCATTCTGACCCCATCCAGCTTTGCTCTTCAGCATAAGTCAGTGCATGACAAAGCACTGGCCATCCTCGCAAAGAAAACATGTTGA
- the LOC132124432 gene encoding procollagen C-endopeptidase enhancer 2-like isoform X1, with product MWGGLCMWHLGLLFWGLGWVHGQSQTNFTRPVFLCGGHLTTDSGFVASEGFPSHYKPNSKCTWYITVPEGQAVVLQFRIFDLEADPTCRYDYLDVYNGHSYTVQKLGRFCGTFRPGALISTSNTMMLEMASDGSTGGRGFLAYFSGGKPHIDENQFCGGRLTKPQGSLKTPNWPESDYPAGISCSWHISVESNMVIEVKFEKLDLELDSYCRYDYVALFNGGETDDSRRIGKFCGDMLPDMVVTNGNELLVHFVSDLSVTAAGFLAHYQSIPRGSRTATANLDTAHRPRVGTSPTKPTTQPARPKPKIKPTPKTPSRPPKPVPPRPTPKPRSKPAPKPKPVRPTPPTRSGARVTPKPAVKVPAKPTKKPTPKNKVRPTSTTAKPKVKPGVKPTAKPKISPISKPGNKTTTRAVANPLCSQPCKRIGTLVTQFCPSHFVLTGKVTSIKPGSQGSAEVEVSIIKVYKAGRLQFRKRGPTKSATLTATCMKCPALHKGVNYVLMGQVNDEGLGILTPSSFALQHKSVHDKALAILAKKTC from the exons ATGTGGGGTGGTTTGTGCATGTGGCATTTGGGGCTTCTGTTTTGGGGGTTAGGATGGGTGCATGGGCAAAGCCAGACCAACTTCACAAG GCCTGTATTCCTGTGTGGTGGTCATTTGACGACAGACTCGGGGTTTGTGGCTAGTGAGGGTTTCCCCTCTCATTACAAACCAAACTCCAAATGCACCTGGTACATCACA GTTCCAGAAGGTCAAGCTGTGGTGCTCCAGTTCAGGATCTTTGATCTAGAGGCGGATCCCACCTGCCGCTACGACTACCTGGATGTCTATAATGGACACTCGTACACGGTGCAGAAACTGGGCCGCTTCTGTGGGACGTTCCGACCTGGAGCCCTCATCTCCACCTCCAACACCATGATGCTAGAGATGGCGTCTGATGGCAGCACAGGAGGAAGAGGATTTCTGGCTTATTTCAGTGGGGGGAAACCACATATCGATG AGAATCAGTTCTGTGGTGGCAGACTGACGAAGCCTCAAGGTTCACTGAAGACACCGAACTGGCCAGAATCTGATTACCCAGCAGGCATCAGCTGCTCTTGGCACATATCTGTGGAGTCCAACATG GTGATTGAGGTTAAGTTTGAGAAGCTGGACTTGGAATTAGACTCATACTGTCGATATGACTACGTGGCCCTGTTCAACGGGGGCGAGACCGATGACTCTCGACGTATTGGCAAATTCTGCGGAGACATGCTTCCTGA TATGGTTGTGACCAATGGAAATGAGCTGCTGGTGCACTTTGTATCGGATCTAAGTGTGACGGCTGCAGGCTTTCTGGCTCACTACCAGAGTATTCCCCGCGGCTCCCGCACTGCCACAGCTAACCTGGACACAGCACACAGGCCAAGAGTCGGCACTTCACCTACCAAACCCACGACTCAACCAGCAAGACCTAAGCCTAAAATTAAGCCCACACCAAAAACTCCCTCAAGACCACCTAAACCAGTACCACCCAGACCAACTCCTAAACCGAGATCAAAACCTGCACCCAAGCCTAAACCAGTCAGACCTACTCCCCCAACAAGATCAGGTGCGAGAGTCACACCAAAACCTGCAGTGAAAGTGCCAGCAAAACCTACAAAGAAGCCTACACCTAAAAACAAAGTTAGACCAACGAGTACTACAGCAAAGCCAAAAGTAAAGCCTGGTGTCAAACCAACAGCAAAGCCAAAAATCAGTCCCATCTCTAAACCTgggaacaaaacaacaacaagagcAG TTGCCAACCCATTGTGTTCCCAACCATGCAAGCGAATAGGCACTCTTGTGACCCAATTCTGCCCCAGTCATTTTG TGTTGACTGGTAAAGTGACTTCAATTAAGCCTGGATCTCAAGGAAGTGCTGAAGTTGAGGTGTCCATCATTAAGGTCTATAAGGCAGGTAGACTTCAGTTCAGAAAGAGAGGACCCACCAAATCTGCCACACTGACAGCAACATGCATGAAGTGTCCTGCACTGCATAAAG GAGTGAACTATGTGCTGATGGGCCAGGTGAATGATGAAGGCCTTGGCATTCTGACCCCATCCAGCTTTGCTCTTCAGCATAAGTCAGTGCATGACAAAGCACTGGCCATCCTCGCAAAGAAAACATGTTGA